The window AGCCATGCTTTGTCAGATCTCAACTGTTCTTTCAAATAAATTTTACTAGTTTTGTCAAGGATGCCAATAGGCACAATATTCCCATTCAGTACAGATCCTTGCAATGGAGTAGAATTTTCAGTTGTGTTTACCTATAGTTGCAACCTTGCTTTCAGTCATTCCAGCTGGTGGTGTTGCATTTGGTATGAAAGTCGTGACACCATCTCCTGCGCAAGCAAAATTAAAGTTTGCCATTGGAAGTTAACTTTAATAACAACCTGAACTTGGGTATATTTCACCCGAGCATATATTCTCATGTCTTCATGCATAAACTGATATATATAAGCTATGCATTGTCAACAGGCTTCCGGCAAATGCCTAAAGTGTTTCTGTAATTTGCTGTATGTGGTAGTGGAAACGAAGAGGCAAATGCTTATTGGATAGGGAACAATACGGAAAatacacaaaaagaaaaaaaaaaaaaaagaaaacagcataATGGTAGACCATTGATAATCAACCGCGCTTTTTGTGTTAATTACAAACTCAATCTAAATAGGCAGGGGCGGGTGAGGGAATGTGGCTAGCGAGTGATTAGGAAATTGACACCCTGCTAATGCTAAACAACCCTGCCAATGAGTTCTTGGCTGCATAAATCACTTAATTAATCTTAAACATTTCATGTTTCTCAGATACAAGTGAAAAACTACTGAGTTTGGTGTGACCAAACTCAGACTTCAATACTGATATCGAGTACACAAGTCTGCAACCTCTTAAGTATCATTTTCGCACAAAAGTTAACTTCCGAAATAAAGTTCCGACGTAAGGCAATCGTATCAGAAGCAAAAATGATTTATTAACATAGCAAATTGCTCTCTCAAACTCTCCAAGTGCAATGCAAAGGGGGTAAGGTAACACGCACCTTGATCATTGGCCTGATCTCTTGGCTCATTTGTGACTTTGGGGGAGGAAGAATCCAAATCTGCTGAGAGTTTTTCATGTGGTcttctctttccaaaaatcCAGAATAGATCAAAGCCTTTTCCTGTGGTTAATAACAGACAACTTAAAATTGAACCGTGCCATCATCTCAGCAAGAAGTGACAAAATCTAATGCCttaaatggaatttctcaaaatgCAACTCAAGAGTAAATTTATAACAATTTCTAGCATGTTGTATTTAAGTATCCATGATGCTGGCTGCTACAACTAATAGTCTGTGAAACAATTCATCAAGGATTAAGAATGCACCAACTTTCTCGACCAGAATATGTTACCTTTGTCCTGTGCTGTGACAGATGTGGGCATACTCACATCTGGTGTTTGTTGCTCTTGTTGGAGAAGTGGCGAGCTTTCAGGCCCTTTGCCAGCTCCAAAGATTCGAAATGGATTCAGTCTATTCCCTGCTTAATTCACAAAACCATTGTACTTGTAGTCAACATAGGGTTACCGGTATAGCACATCAATCAAGAAAAGGAACTAGAAAATCATTGAGGCTATTGATATATCTTGCCATGCTACTGTTAACGCACTGAACCGTAGCTGATTCAAAATTACTATCAAAAATTGATATTATTTTGCCAAGAAAACACGGAATCAGGATTATTGACAGATTTTGTATCGGAACCAGGGAGCTAGACCTGGCAATTGGGCGGGTTGGGCGGTTTTGGGCGGATTGATATTGGGTTTTTATTTAAATGGGTTATACCCAATCCGCCCAACTTTAAATTGGGTTACTTTTGGGTTGGATCATTTTGGGTTATCTCAAACCCATGACCCAAATATGacccaatatattaattaataaattttgatacataaattctcttaaatatatttttacatacaaaaaatttttaaaagcaaCAAGAAGAATAcctaatcacgaaaatattcgaacaaccatgttcatatggCACATATTTAGAATTATCCATACAGGTTGTAGCTTCCAAATTAAAGCAAtgaacgaaaaagaaaaaatctgtTGAACTGAGAACTGAAGTTGCCTAAATACTCAATATTTCAATCCTGGATTTTTGGAGATTAGAGAGAAGTACTCCTCGACGCTTAGGAGCTCAAGATCACCAAACGTAAAAGGCTAAAAGTACATACGAAAATTACCCAAAAAGACATAGAATACGTACAAAATTGTTTGTAGGATAAAAGCAATTTGTCTAAGATCTAAATTTGCTAAAGCAAAGTTTTCACAACACTGACAATCTATCCAGGAGTTACTCCAATAGACAACATACAGGTGAATCCATTTACTACCCCTAACATACAGGTGCGAagctggtggtggtggaggtttATTTGTTTTTTAAGTTGGGTAATGGGTACCCAACTTAATTACCCAAACCCGCCCAAAATATGTATGGGTTTTtattacccaacccaaaattaacCCAACACCCAATTTACCCAACCCAACTTCTGAAATTAGTGGATTGATTGGGTGGGTTTTTGGGTTTTGGGTATAATTGCCAGGTCTACAGGGAGCTAAAACGGATTCAGGATTATTGACAAATTTACTATccgagattttttttttttttttggtgagggGAAGAATGGGGTAGGTGGTGCCAGGAAAATTACATGAACTTGTGTAAGACATGGATGCATATAGAAGCAAGTAGAATGCTATCACTCCTTTATGtgggtgaaaatttttgggtcaagTATGCAGGATAAGAGGTGAGCCAATTTAACTTTATATGCAAAAATTCAAACTTACAACCCTGAATTCATGGAATACATGATaatgttaaaattttattacaagcccagaaaaagcaaaagaataaGTATATAGGAAATGCTTGAAAACAAGAGGGAAGTTAGGAAGCAGTTATAAGTAGGTTACCGGAAGGAACAAATACGCTGAAGCATGCTAAGCATCCAAACAGGTCATCACGCTGAGTTTCTTTTGGAGTTTGAACCCTCCTTTGCCTTATTTTCCTACGCAGAACCACCTTTGTAATACGACTGCTACAATTAGGACAGTACATGCTATAATCATCATGAGTGTGTATCCTCTCCACTGCCCTCTCAAACTCCAGTTCTATTTCTTCCTCGTCACTTGTTTCCTCCAATACATCATCAACCTCTACACGTTCATCCGTTTCTTCCTGCAGCTGTGGGTTCGTGGAGGTCGGCAACTTGACCTCCTTATTGTGGATGACAGCACTCAGAACCTGGTTAATATCTACATCTTTTAGTTTGGCACCCAACTCCTCCACTTTGACATTAAAATGAGACCATTCCGGTCCACTACCTACAAACCAAGCATTGTTTGCACAAAACTCAAAATCAGATAATGTGGGAGCGAGTTTTCAGAAGTGCGCCATGCTGGCTGATGAATGTGCAATATGCTTTTGAAACAAAGATGGAAAGGCAAAAAAATGGCGGGGAAAAATGCATATTTGCTCATATATCTTGGATTTATAATTTACAGATTGCTAACATCTGTGATCATATATAAAACAGCTTAATGAATATCataaaggagagaaaaaaaaaaaagaataccaTTAAGGAAAATTTCCTGGAAAATAATTACTATGCGGGTGGAAATCTGCTAAAATTTTTATGaccatgtcttttttttttttccactacTCTATATGGGCATGTACTAACCTCTATTTGCAAAAATGAAGGGTTTCTGATGAATATGATCAACCCGAGTATTTCCATTTTGATACGTCCAAATGCATTGGCGACACTTCCACATTCCTTCCATGTCAAGGAGTAACTTAGTTGTAATTTACCAAAGTTTAAAATATTCCAAAGTTAAACTTGTTTTTCAAGAACAAAATCTGATTTGCATGAATATGTATTAGATATATGCTGGTGCACGTGGTACGTACCAAGATTTCGCAACAGATTAATGTTTGCTGGTGAGTTTGACGTTAGTAAGAGTACTCCACAGACTCAGAGACGACAATTAGTGGTTGATGGAACATAAATCATATATCATTAAGTGCATACTTTGATGCCAAAGTCTTGAGCAATTTTCAGGAGAAAGAGTACTATTGGTTGTCACATTTAAGAGGGACGATGAAAAAATAATCAATAAATTCGTGTTCTTAATTTGTATACAAACAAAAAGGGTATATTAAACTTTATCCTCGATTTAGAGCTTTTCTACATTATTTTCCtatagttttaaaaactatatataacccCTTATAGTATCGACTAAAGTGTCAAGGTGACGAAATTTGCATTGCGGGGTCAACTAAAATATTAAAAGTACCCATgtgtaaagttaaaaattatttattaactagACGAGGGctataaatatatttgaaaattataagggaattatgtgataaaatactaaatcataagggggttatatgataaagtataaaatcataaggggttaaagtattatgtatattatatttatatattttgatcacTTCGACCATCTATGTTTTTAAACAAGGGTATTTTCGAAATTTCTATAAGTTCCGTTATCTTTAATCTAAATTATGATGGGaattatgtataacttttgaaattataagATATTTATATAAACAATTGCTAAACCACAAGgtccaggaaaaaaaaaaaaaaaaaaaaaaaagagttactcccaaaatttgaaaaacatgaaagaaaagaatcagTCGTCCATTCGGGGGTGCGCTCAGTTCTTCTAGTTTTGTCCTCAGCTAAATCGTTAAAATACCTACATAATCTCAAACGCCCTAATTAATTACTCAGAATTCTAGCCTGGTCCAGAAGGGCGTTGACTTGGGCATGGCACCAACTGGCGGAAATTTATAAGATAAGCCTCAAATCCTCAAAGATATATAAGTCATCATCACGATTAGTTGACTTTTAGGGTGCACAGTCCCAAAGGTGAAGGCCACCTTACTTGGTCAAATTTACATGCTGCGGTaaggaaagagagaaaaggcaTCTGATCAAAGGAACGAATAGAAGGTAAGCCCAagtcttattattattttgggaTTGCAAAGATAAAATAACTGCATAAAATTAGACAGGCATATAAACACAATGATCTGGGGGGAAACAAACCCCGGCTGAGGATAGAAGTAACTTCAAGAGCTGTTACTTCAATAATAGTAAATTAACAAAGGACCTAGCGGGAAACATATCCTATAAGTACTTGGTAAGCCCAAGTGTGTTGTCGAGGACAAAGAACAAAACGAGGTTAATATTTAATAATGAAAGGAGGAAATGGTATACATAAGAAAGGTCAGTGAAAGAGAAACATCTGGTGCATGCACAATATTTTTCatgtgaaagaaagaaagggtaCTAACTACTACGTTGAGAAGACTTTCATACGTCCTTGTTCACTTCCCTTGTTCGTATGCCAGAAGAAGTGGATAAGGATCGATCTTTTATCAATTTAGTGTTACACAGAATCCATTTTCTTTCGACATTATGTTGATGGAGGGACAGTGAATTGTCCATTTCAGAACTCAGTGGAACAACGCCCAAGGCACTCCTTAAGACCCATAACCTTACCCTGTGTCGCAGCGGTTTTACTGACCCTCCAGTTTTAAGTATCTCGCAAATCTGATTTAGAAGCAGCGGACTGACAATgctcggaaaaaaaaaaggttgcagtaaatatatatatatatgtattggCATCGCAAATCGCCCttaaaaaaatatgcatgaaatttgACTATGCTACCAGTAAGTAAAATATTAGTATAGCGCGCAGTAATTGAATGCTCACGTACCTTCATTTTTGTCGAAGTAAACAATCTCTTCAGACGTCTTTTCCACCTCCTTCTGGTCGCCGTCCACACTAACACTCGCCACCTCCATCTTGGGAGTAGTATCCAACAAATCTACAGCAGCTACCTCCTCGGCGGCGGGGAAGACAGTAGCGTTACCTCCACTGTTGGCAGCTACAGTTGGGATGTTGGCGGAGCGACGACGTAGCAATAAAGCCTCTTCAACCACCTCCTCAACCTCCTCCTTGAAGTGATGCAacacttcttttttcttctctacCTCCGTCCTAAACTGCTGCATGACTTCCATAATGTCGTCCCTTCCTGGCAGAGCTAGCAAGTAGTAACTACGATTTCCCAACCACCACCTTCTCACCAGCTAGAGAGAGATCTCCCTGTGGTGTAGATTATATGTGAGATGTATTCAGTGGTATCAACAGAATTAGGAATGACTAGCTGCTGGCTAGCTTGCAAAATTGCAAGTTTTTGTTTGGCCCAGCCTTCTTAAATATATAGCCTAGACATGAGGTCACTCCAATTAAAAAGTGAATATTTCACGGGAATAATTTCACTAGACTCCTTTaaagtttataaaattatacaaaCCACCCCTATGGTTAAAATTTTGATAAcgaaattagtccaattagAAAAGCCAACATTAAAAAGTACTTTAAGGAGAAAGATGAAATTTTGATTCCATAGACACCCCTTATGCATGTGtataagttgtattagtaaacaaataaaaataattaatacacaTATTTCATCATTCAAAAAGTtcacatttaataaattagacaacacaaataaataaaaaacaacaCCAATTATCACAAGATTCAGCAAAACATACTAGTTATCTCTTTTAGCATGATGTTTGCTATGATTCTTATAATTTtgaatagaaaaaaattttgaatttttcctttatttctctTTTACTAATATCTAATGATAAAGTAATTAGAGTACTGATTAACTATTAGTAActgattaataaaaacaattgttaaaaatttctttaatgATGAACGATGACTTGTATTTACAAAATAACATCAATTGATATACCTAATGAAGGAAGGATGGAAAGGAAaagtaaaatttgaaaatttttctatttaaaatCACGAGAATCATAGTAAACAACTAAACATCGTATTAAAAGAGATAACTAGTCTGTTTTATTGAATCTTGTGATCATTAATGTAGTTTTGTTACTTATTTGTGTTgtctaatttattaaatgtgaACTTTTTGAGTGGTGAAATGTGTATATtaattgtttttaatttttaattatttatattcAATTACTAATAtaacttatatacatacataagagatatttatgaaaacaaagtttcatctctctttttaaagtatttttttaatattagttTTTCTAACTGgactaattttattattaaaaaacttAACCTCATgggaggtttgtgtaattttataaattttaacgGAGGTTAGCGAAATTGTTCGAAACCTCAGAGgcggtttctgaaattatcccatattTCAGTGTCCGAGAGCAAGTTTCTAGGTCAACGAACGAGCTGCGCATTATTATCCTCCTGTTTGAACGCATGACTATAGCTGCCCCTTTATTCCATTCACAAGCCAACCCACGCTTTGACTAGTCTTTTTTAGCTATTAGCACCATATATATGCATAGTTATCTACATTAGAAACGACTCAGGAATTTCAAGAGTTGTGTTGTTGTATCATAAGGTCCTTAAATAGAATCTGTTAACTGTGTTTCAGAGTATCATCTATTATATCTTGATTACTCGTTTCAATATCTCCATCTACATCTAAATTAGAAACAACTCAAGAATTGTTGTATCGTAAGGTTCTAAGCTGGATTCCCATGACCATCGGTATCTATACTAGAGGAGCTAGCGATTTTTAAGTGAAGAAGAAGACGCGACAAAGATCAGATGGGCAAAACAATAATCCTGAAATTTTGGGAGGAAATTCGATTTAAAAGAGGATTGTCTGCAATTGAATTCCGTCACGTAACATCCTGACATCTTCAGTCTTCACTTCATTGTGTTGCAAGAGCACCGACCCTTGATCAATTCAACCACTGAACTGAACTGAACTGTTGTACCAGCTTCTCGCAATTACATCTGTCACTGCTCAAAAGTAAAGCCAGCGCTGGGAGTAGGCTCGTCCCCGCTGCAGTAATTGATACTCCAGTTAATGCTAATCTCGTCCCCGCTGCAGTAATTGATACTCCAGTCAATGCTAATTTTGGAACCAGACTTGTCTCTTGCCCCTGCTTAGAGCTGCAAACTAGCCGAGCCGAatcgagttttgagctaatcgaaccgagtctcgactaaattttaccaagctcgaactcgagctcaagctcGGCTAGCCGGCAAatttcgagctcgactcgaatcaagtagagctgagctcgaaaaaaataaaaaataattattttattttaaaaaaataaataaaataatattttttttcttaataaataataaaatattaaggatatatacgtaattttactatgaaataaaagataaaaaatatatataatatacgtaattttattattaaataaaaataaaaatatatatatatatatatatatatatatatacccaaactcgcgagccggctcgcgagctaacgagcttaatattctgagctggagctcgagtttgactcgagccggctcgagctcgactcgagctcgattaatattgaactcgactcgagcttgactcgagcagctcgcgagcggctcgatttgTTTGCAGCCCTATCCCTGCTGCACCAAGTGACTTGGAGCGgatcgattcgtttgcagccctactccTGCTGCACCACCAAGCGACTTGATAATGAAATAAATGTCCTTATTAATCCATGATTAGCGGATGCGGAAAACGTGGGCTCATTACGCGGTGGTGGAGACTGACTCTGTTATCTTCTCATACTTCATTtcgattgaaaaaaaaaaaaaatgaagcgtGAGGCACCATACGTTTTAGAAAACGAGTTTTAGATCTGGTTTTCTTCTGTCACACCACCACTGATCGCTGCTCTGTCCGTATCCTGATATTCGGATTCTCTTCTCCTCCTCCACATTTAATTACTAAATCCGAGCGTTCTACGAATCTTCTTCGGTATTGGCTAGGCGTTGCCTTCATGCCAGCCAGCCCACGAGTTCCTAAAATTGGAGCAAAACAAAGCCAGAGAAGCTCGACGTTAATCACAAGGGGAGTATAATTTGACTTTGGTATTTTCGAAAATGATGGCCATCTTGTTTGTACTTTTCCTTTTAGTAGACCTTTCTTATCTCACGGGTAGGGTGCTAGCAAGTCTGACTCGGGCTCGGTAaaatcgagttcgagttcgagctcgagctactCGTTAAATTTAATAAGTCGAGTTCGAGGTCAAGAAATAAATACTCGAGTGTTCGTCGAGCTTAATCGAGCTttcatattttattatattatatatttttattatattatatattatatattttaaaaaaaattatag is drawn from Coffea arabica cultivar ET-39 chromosome 1c, Coffea Arabica ET-39 HiFi, whole genome shotgun sequence and contains these coding sequences:
- the LOC113732755 gene encoding membrane protein of ER body-like protein isoform X2, with translation MEVMQQFRTEVEKKKEVLHHFKEEVEEVVEEALLLRRRSANIPTVAANSGGNATVFPAAEEVAAVDLLDTTPKMEVASVSVDGDQKEVEKTSEEIVYFDKNEGSGPEWSHFNVKVEELGAKLKDVDINQVLSAVIHNKEVKLPTSTNPQLQEETDERVEVDDVLEETSDEEEIELEFERAVERIHTHDDYSMYCPNCSSRITKVVLRRKIRQRRVQTPKETQRDDLFGCLACFSVFVPSGNRLNPFRIFGAGKGPESSPLLQQEQQTPDVSMPTSVTAQDKGKGFDLFWIFGKRRPHEKLSADLDSSSPKVTNEPRDQANDQGDGVTTFIPNATPPAGMTESKVATIGEGVMTFIPNAIPPVGMTESNAATLGDGVKTFIPNALPAQGSVLNGNIVPIGIIDKTEIFVKKPKSEIEGDDVRIQVGDTPPVVPPIFPITDVFLTDVRIPETVIQSPSSRSLEIVKSIVYGGMMESIASLSVVSSAAASDATTLNIVALGLANLVGGLVVLAHNLRDLRYGDSSETNESRYEEQLGRKEHFFLHAMLAVLSYLVFGLIPPVIYGFTFRESDDRDYKILAVAAASLLCIVILAIAKAYTRGEHKFMAYFKTILYYVTSAVMVSGIAYAVGNLVNKLLERLGWLNPATVEPQLFSQAKSFTPTSWASY
- the LOC113732755 gene encoding membrane protein of ER body-like protein isoform X1 translates to MEVMQQFRTEVEKKKEVLHHFKEEVEEVVEEALLLRRRSANIPTVAANSGGNATVFPAAEEVAAVDLLDTTPKMEVASVSVDGDQKEVEKTSEEIVYFDKNEGSGPEWSHFNVKVEELGAKLKDVDINQVLSAVIHNKEVKLPTSTNPQLQEETDERVEVDDVLEETSDEEEIELEFERAVERIHTHDDYSMYCPNCSSRITKVVLRRKIRQRRVQTPKETQRDDLFGCLACFSVFVPSGNRLNPFRIFGAGKGPESSPLLQQEQQTPDVSMPTSVTAQDKGKGFDLFWIFGKRRPHEKLSADLDSSSPKVTNEPRDQANDQGDGVTTFIPNATPPAGMTESKVATIGEGVMTFIPNAIPPVGMTESNAATLVCAGDGVKTFIPNALPAQGSVLNGNIVPIGIIDKTEIFVKKPKSEIEGDDVRIQVGDTPPVVPPIFPITDVFLTDVRIPETVIQSPSSRSLEIVKSIVYGGMMESIASLSVVSSAAASDATTLNIVALGLANLVGGLVVLAHNLRDLRYGDSSETNESRYEEQLGRKEHFFLHAMLAVLSYLVFGLIPPVIYGFTFRESDDRDYKILAVAAASLLCIVILAIAKAYTRGEHKFMAYFKTILYYVTSAVMVSGIAYAVGNLVNKLLERLGWLNPATVEPQLFSQAKSFTPTSWASY
- the LOC113732755 gene encoding uncharacterized protein isoform X3, with protein sequence MEVMQQFRTEVEKKKEVLHHFKEEVEEVVEEALLLRRRSANIPTVAANSGGNATVFPAAEEVAAVDLLDTTPKMEVASVSVDGDQKEVEKTSEEIVYFDKNEGSGPEWSHFNVKVEELGAKLKDVDINQVLSAVIHNKEVKLPTSTNPQLQEETDERVEVDDVLEETSDEEEIELEFERAVERIHTHDDYSMYCPNCSSRITKVVLRRKIRQRRVQTPKETQRDDLFGCLACFSVFVPSGNRLNPFRIFGAGKGPESSPLLQQEQQTPDVSMPTSVTAQDKGKGFDLFWIFGKRRPHEKLSADLDSSSPKVTNEPRDQANDQGDGVTTFIPNATPPAGMTESKVATIGEGVMTFIPNAIPPVGMTESNAATLEIFVKKPKSEIEGDDVRIQVGDTPPVVPPIFPITDVFLTDVRIPETVIQSPSSRSLEIVKSIVYGGMMESIASLSVVSSAAASDATTLNIVALGLANLVGGLVVLAHNLRDLRYGDSSETNESRYEEQLGRKEHFFLHAMLAVLSYLVFGLIPPVIYGFTFRESDDRDYKILAVAAASLLCIVILAIAKAYTRGEHKFMAYFKTILYYVTSAVMVSGIAYAVGNLVNKLLERLGWLNPATVEPQLFSQAKSFTPTSWASY